A window of Sutcliffiella cohnii contains these coding sequences:
- a CDS encoding ECF transporter S component, whose translation MANTNKVLYVGSILVTCFVLAVVLWSEKYYLPLSFIMIGLAMLPFFVRFENREIKAEEVVLIAMLASIAAVSRVPFASLPSVQPTSFVIMMAGLVFGAEVGFLVGSIAAIVSNIFLGQGPWTPWQMFSWGMIGFTAGLLRNTVFLKSFWGKNVFGFVWGFLFGWIMNLWFVLGFFEELSWKVFASAYIASFYFDLAHALSNVFFITIFSAVWLKILHRVKIKYGVL comes from the coding sequence ATGGCCAACACGAATAAAGTATTATACGTAGGAAGTATACTCGTCACTTGTTTCGTTCTAGCCGTCGTTCTCTGGTCAGAAAAATATTATTTACCTTTAAGCTTTATCATGATAGGGCTCGCGATGCTTCCTTTTTTCGTCCGATTTGAAAATAGAGAGATTAAGGCAGAAGAAGTGGTGTTAATTGCGATGCTTGCTTCGATTGCGGCGGTTAGTAGAGTGCCGTTCGCTTCTTTACCGAGTGTACAACCAACCTCATTTGTTATTATGATGGCAGGATTAGTGTTTGGAGCAGAAGTTGGTTTTTTAGTTGGAAGTATTGCGGCAATTGTATCTAATATTTTTTTAGGCCAAGGTCCGTGGACACCTTGGCAAATGTTCAGCTGGGGCATGATTGGCTTTACAGCTGGCTTGTTAAGAAACACAGTGTTTCTAAAAAGTTTTTGGGGAAAAAATGTCTTTGGGTTTGTGTGGGGATTCTTGTTTGGGTGGATTATGAATCTATGGTTCGTATTAGGCTTCTTTGAAGAGCTTTCCTGGAAAGTGTTCGCATCGGCCTACATTGCCAGTTTCTATTTTGACCTCGCCCACGCTCTATCCAACGTATTTTTCATCACCATATTCTCGGCCGTCTGGCTAAAAATACTTCATCGAGTAAAAATCAAATACGGCGTCTTATAG
- a CDS encoding LLM class flavin-dependent oxidoreductase, giving the protein MQINRPSKSINEIPFSVLDLASIVQGGTPSQSFQHSLELAQLTEKLGYKRYWLAEHHNMPGIASSATSLVIGHVAAHTSTIRVGAGGIMLPNHSPLLIAEQFGTLEAMFPGRIDLGLGRAPGTDQRTAHALRGANYNNGVEFPEQLEQLQAYFEGSAPVRAIPGEGANIPIWLLGSSGFSARLSAQLGMPFAFASHFSPENTIPALKLYYENFRPSEDYQEPYAMVAVNVIAADTDEEAELLATSIKQSFLNMMRNTPTQLQPPVENLDELMSPYEKAILEKQLGSTIIGSPITVKKKLQSFLDETKVDEIMVSTMVYDHNARLYSHQLVAEITKR; this is encoded by the coding sequence ATGCAAATTAATAGACCGTCAAAATCCATAAATGAAATACCCTTTTCCGTCCTTGATCTTGCATCGATTGTGCAAGGGGGGACGCCTAGCCAATCTTTCCAACATTCGCTAGAGTTAGCACAGTTAACGGAAAAACTAGGCTATAAACGATACTGGTTAGCGGAGCACCACAATATGCCCGGTATAGCAAGCTCTGCAACATCTTTAGTAATTGGCCATGTAGCCGCGCATACTTCGACTATTCGGGTAGGGGCAGGTGGAATCATGCTTCCTAACCATTCGCCACTCTTAATCGCGGAGCAATTCGGAACGCTCGAAGCGATGTTTCCAGGCCGGATTGATTTAGGATTAGGTCGTGCACCAGGAACGGACCAACGAACAGCTCATGCCCTCCGTGGAGCAAACTACAACAATGGCGTTGAGTTTCCAGAACAATTAGAGCAACTGCAAGCCTATTTTGAAGGTTCGGCACCGGTACGAGCAATCCCTGGTGAAGGAGCGAATATCCCGATTTGGTTGTTAGGTTCTAGTGGATTTAGTGCAAGATTATCGGCACAACTTGGGATGCCGTTTGCTTTCGCTAGTCATTTTTCACCTGAAAACACAATACCCGCTCTAAAATTGTATTACGAGAACTTCCGACCGTCAGAGGATTATCAAGAGCCTTACGCAATGGTAGCAGTAAACGTCATAGCAGCAGATACGGATGAGGAAGCAGAATTACTTGCCACTTCGATCAAACAAAGCTTCCTAAACATGATGAGAAACACACCAACACAATTACAACCACCAGTAGAGAATTTGGATGAGCTCATGAGCCCATACGAAAAGGCGATTTTAGAAAAACAATTAGGTTCCACAATTATTGGAAGTCCAATCACCGTAAAGAAAAAGCTGCAATCTTTCTTAGATGAAACAAAGGTAGATGAAATAATGGTGAGCACAATGGTTTATGACCACAACGCTCGACTCTACTCCCACCAACTCGTGGCTGAAATAACAAAACGGTAA
- a CDS encoding MFS transporter, with the protein MLEQQSTVEKLWTKDYFLTFSYAMSTQISNNMLMTALPLYAIHLGGDNSISGMLFGFFMFVAILFRPYFGKLSDEKSRRIVLIIGAIVAAFITLSYVVAFSISLLLIMRSLHGIGFSATTNAAGTVISDIVPKKRLGEGIGYYGLSNTLATAIGPALSIYLIQQFNYQVLFIVAGLIGLISIVCSLFITYEKRNPNAFVKSKQKRKISELLFEKTALPTGLVTAFVYVAMGAALTFIPTFALSLGIVDIGLYFTVYSFALLFTRIVGGKLADKYGSSYVIIPGLFIMAGSFVVLAYASTLGGFIISGVLYGLGLGFVEPALNAVMIKLCPPDRRGAGNSTFFTAKDLGSGGGAIALGFISLQAGFKAVFLLSALSIIIAFLAYFFVLRRQMKRVRLAEKATLQARVS; encoded by the coding sequence TTGCTGGAACAACAAAGTACTGTAGAAAAATTATGGACGAAAGATTATTTTTTAACGTTTAGTTATGCCATGTCAACACAGATTTCAAACAATATGTTAATGACAGCACTCCCGTTATACGCGATTCATCTCGGCGGCGATAATTCGATTTCCGGGATGCTTTTCGGTTTTTTCATGTTTGTAGCCATACTTTTTAGACCTTATTTTGGTAAATTATCAGATGAGAAGAGTCGTAGAATTGTGCTCATTATTGGTGCTATCGTAGCCGCATTTATTACCCTTTCCTATGTTGTTGCATTTTCTATTAGTCTACTATTGATAATGCGTAGTTTACACGGAATAGGATTCAGCGCTACGACGAATGCTGCCGGAACTGTTATTTCAGATATTGTTCCAAAAAAACGGTTAGGAGAAGGGATCGGTTATTACGGTTTATCCAATACACTAGCGACGGCCATTGGACCAGCTTTAAGTATTTATTTGATTCAACAGTTTAATTACCAAGTACTTTTTATTGTAGCCGGTTTGATTGGTTTGATCTCCATTGTTTGTAGCCTTTTTATTACGTATGAAAAACGAAATCCGAATGCTTTTGTAAAATCAAAACAAAAACGTAAAATCTCGGAACTACTCTTTGAGAAAACTGCTCTTCCAACTGGGTTGGTAACGGCATTTGTCTATGTTGCGATGGGTGCAGCGTTAACCTTCATTCCAACCTTTGCGCTATCTTTAGGGATTGTTGATATCGGTTTATATTTTACGGTGTATTCCTTTGCTCTATTGTTCACAAGAATTGTTGGTGGGAAATTAGCAGATAAATATGGTAGTTCCTACGTCATTATCCCTGGTTTATTTATCATGGCCGGCTCATTTGTCGTGTTAGCCTATGCATCTACACTCGGAGGTTTTATTATTTCAGGTGTCCTCTATGGATTAGGATTAGGTTTTGTGGAGCCCGCTTTAAATGCTGTTATGATTAAACTTTGCCCCCCTGATCGAAGAGGTGCAGGGAACTCGACGTTTTTTACAGCAAAAGACTTGGGTAGCGGTGGCGGAGCAATTGCGTTAGGTTTTATTTCCCTTCAAGCAGGTTTCAAAGCCGTTTTTCTATTAAGTGCTTTAAGCATCATCATCGCATTCTTGGCCTATTTTTTCGTCCTTCGAAGACAAATGAAGAGGGTAAGATTAGCCGAAAAGGCAACATTGCAGGCACGTGTAAGTTAA
- a CDS encoding ArsR/SmtB family transcription factor codes for MLENTCRKDDVYVAIADPTRRKIIRLLADAEELPLYELTAQFDMGRTAVSKHLAVLKKANLVTNRKFGRETRYRLNAAPLQEVKDWLSFYEKFWNERAMLLKNILEE; via the coding sequence ATGTTGGAAAATACTTGCCGAAAGGATGACGTGTATGTAGCGATTGCGGATCCAACAAGGCGTAAAATCATACGTTTGTTGGCAGATGCGGAGGAGCTACCTCTATACGAATTAACTGCGCAATTTGACATGGGGCGTACCGCTGTATCCAAACATTTGGCGGTCCTTAAAAAAGCAAATTTAGTTACGAACCGCAAATTTGGTCGAGAAACAAGGTATCGATTAAACGCAGCTCCCTTACAAGAAGTAAAAGACTGGTTATCCTTCTATGAGAAGTTTTGGAATGAAAGAGCGATGTTACTAAAAAATATATTGGAGGAATAA
- a CDS encoding SRPBCC family protein → MADLSLDFQFKSPINKVWDALTHSDTLAQWVMENNFRPIVGYKCQFRNPEIGLIVESEVLVVEKPFKLSYTWVGGPINTIVTWTLKEDGDITYLHLDQTGFDEENQAAFNGAKYGWSYMVEELKKVMEEK, encoded by the coding sequence ATGGCAGATTTATCATTAGATTTTCAATTTAAAAGCCCGATTAATAAAGTGTGGGACGCATTAACCCATTCGGATACGCTCGCACAATGGGTGATGGAAAATAATTTTAGACCAATTGTAGGATACAAATGCCAGTTCCGAAACCCGGAAATAGGGTTAATTGTAGAAAGTGAAGTATTGGTAGTAGAAAAGCCTTTTAAGCTATCTTACACATGGGTAGGTGGACCAATAAACACGATTGTCACTTGGACATTAAAAGAAGATGGCGACATAACTTACTTACATCTAGATCAAACAGGATTCGATGAAGAAAATCAAGCGGCGTTCAATGGCGCAAAATATGGTTGGTCATATATGGTAGAAGAGCTGAAAAAAGTGATGGAGGAAAAGTAA
- a CDS encoding FAD-dependent oxidoreductase, which yields MSFFQDMIAIFKKKELTFIESYKEADDVYSFLFEKEPDLTWKAGQHGLFRITQRKIKNHTRPFTIASAPAENVVKLTMKINDNPSEFKKAMLELEKGMKISMSGPVGSFYLKEDVPALLIAGGIGITPFRSIVKQIEAEGTNTKKPIHLFYYDSNESFVYREELDEIAKNTSIQITYLQSRNDLRQQIDQFTNLNKNDAQYFVAGPKSMVDSISTHLQKNSITKKNIHKDSFYGY from the coding sequence ATGAGTTTTTTTCAAGATATGATTGCTATATTTAAAAAGAAAGAATTAACATTTATAGAAAGCTATAAAGAAGCAGACGATGTGTACAGTTTTTTATTTGAAAAAGAGCCAGATTTAACATGGAAAGCCGGGCAACATGGTTTGTTTCGAATTACGCAACGAAAAATAAAAAATCATACCCGTCCATTTACGATAGCATCTGCACCAGCCGAAAATGTAGTGAAACTTACGATGAAAATCAATGATAATCCGAGTGAGTTTAAGAAAGCAATGTTAGAGTTAGAAAAGGGAATGAAAATTAGTATGAGCGGACCGGTTGGATCGTTTTATTTAAAAGAGGACGTTCCGGCACTCCTAATTGCAGGCGGAATTGGTATTACCCCATTTCGATCAATAGTAAAACAAATAGAAGCAGAAGGTACTAACACGAAAAAGCCAATTCACCTCTTTTATTACGACAGCAATGAATCCTTCGTATATAGAGAAGAATTAGATGAGATTGCAAAAAACACATCTATTCAAATAACGTACCTTCAATCAAGAAATGACTTACGTCAACAAATCGACCAATTCACTAACTTAAATAAAAACGATGCACAGTACTTCGTTGCAGGACCAAAATCAATGGTAGACTCCATCTCTACCCACCTACAAAAAAACAGCATTACTAAAAAGAATATCCA